From a single Planctomycetota bacterium genomic region:
- a CDS encoding ABC transporter permease subunit, whose product MMHLRAWLMLLWLSFRRLLWSRSTLMVWFPLVVFGVTVWRYELGRTIDLGWAFNYFSGRLIFFGFASVVLPLCVVAFSATSIGGDREDRTLLFILIRPISRPAILAAKWVATLPLTLGLIAVSFALACRLAGDVGRVAFPLYLGPLLALAAAYGALFLMFSVLFRHATIAALIYTVFFETMLGNAPGIVKRLAINYYARSWMHSVGMPEGLRRDLFESIDVASAQWALLTWTVVPLLIAAVVFARREYRDLS is encoded by the coding sequence ATGATGCACCTGCGGGCCTGGCTGATGCTGTTGTGGTTGTCGTTTCGCCGGCTGTTGTGGTCGCGCAGCACGCTGATGGTCTGGTTCCCTTTGGTGGTGTTTGGCGTGACTGTGTGGCGCTATGAGCTGGGGCGGACCATCGACCTGGGCTGGGCGTTCAACTACTTCAGCGGCCGGCTGATCTTCTTTGGCTTTGCTTCGGTCGTGCTGCCCCTGTGCGTGGTGGCGTTCAGCGCCACGAGCATCGGCGGCGATCGGGAAGATCGCACGCTGTTGTTCATCCTGATCCGGCCGATTTCACGTCCGGCGATTCTGGCGGCGAAATGGGTGGCGACGTTGCCGCTGACGTTGGGGCTGATCGCGGTGAGCTTTGCCCTGGCGTGCCGCCTGGCGGGGGACGTGGGGCGGGTGGCGTTTCCGCTCTACCTGGGGCCGTTGTTGGCCCTTGCGGCGGCGTATGGGGCGTTGTTCCTGATGTTTTCCGTGCTGTTCCGGCACGCGACGATCGCGGCCCTGATTTACACCGTGTTCTTCGAGACCATGCTCGGCAACGCGCCGGGGATCGTGAAGCGGTTGGCAATCAACTATTATGCCCGCAGTTGGATGCACAGCGTCGGCATGCCCGAGGGGCTGCGCCGCGATTTGTTCGAATCGATCGATGTGGCCAGCGCCCAGTGGGCGTTGCTGACGTGGACCGTCGTGCCGTTGTTGATCGCGGCCGTGGTTTTTGCGCGGCGTGAGTATCGAGATTTGAGTTAG
- a CDS encoding ABC transporter ATP-binding protein, with protein sequence MQLVFDKVTKYYGPVLGVNNVSCALGPGITGLLGSNGAGKSTLIKLASGQIRPRLGSVTLDGVSAWSTRAKRLFGYCPDVNSFYEEMTVGEFVLAMTSLYGYSRRESRQRTDRALEEVEMTKLSRRKLAACSHGMRQRVKLAQALVHDPPLLLLDEPLTGIDPGGRHHMNQLLRRQAAQGKTIVVSTHLLDEVDAVADQIMFVSRGRLMALGDVTEIRQHLSREPLLVAIDTAEPRSLAARLVNLVEVVTVALRDGGIDVSVSNPAPFFASLGGLLGDERWRVSRVETLDANTAAVFGYLERRAP encoded by the coding sequence ATGCAACTCGTTTTCGACAAAGTGACCAAGTACTACGGACCCGTGCTGGGGGTCAACAACGTCAGTTGCGCGCTCGGGCCGGGCATCACCGGTTTGTTGGGTTCCAACGGCGCCGGCAAGAGCACCCTGATCAAGCTGGCCAGCGGCCAGATTCGCCCTCGCCTGGGAAGCGTCACGCTCGACGGTGTCTCGGCCTGGAGCACGCGGGCCAAGCGGTTGTTCGGCTATTGCCCCGACGTCAACAGCTTCTACGAGGAGATGACTGTCGGCGAGTTTGTGCTGGCGATGACGTCGCTCTATGGCTATTCGCGCCGCGAATCGCGCCAGCGCACCGACCGCGCGCTCGAAGAAGTCGAAATGACGAAACTCTCGCGGCGCAAGCTGGCCGCCTGCAGTCACGGCATGCGCCAGCGCGTGAAGCTGGCCCAGGCGTTGGTCCACGATCCTCCGTTGCTGTTGCTCGACGAGCCGTTGACCGGCATCGATCCCGGCGGCCGGCATCACATGAACCAACTCCTGCGACGCCAGGCGGCGCAGGGCAAGACGATTGTCGTCTCGACCCACCTGCTCGACGAGGTCGACGCGGTGGCCGACCAGATCATGTTCGTCAGCCGCGGGCGGCTGATGGCCCTGGGGGACGTAACCGAGATTCGACAACACCTCAGTCGCGAGCCGCTGCTGGTGGCGATCGATACGGCCGAGCCGCGCTCGCTGGCGGCCCGGCTTGTGAACCTGGTCGAGGTGGTGACCGTGGCCCTGCGCGACGGCGGGATCGATGTCAGCGTGAGCAATCCTGCCCCGTTCTTTGCTTCGCTGGGCGGGCTGCTGGGCGACGAGCGCTGGCGCGTGAGCCGGGTCGAGACGCTCGACGCCAACACGGCCGCGGTGTTCGGCTATTTGGAGCGCCGCGCGCCATGA
- a CDS encoding acetylxylan esterase, with amino-acid sequence MSRAPLLASLLLTGLLLAMAPTLYAAEPLNTGRGDAMLARYFERETDKLAAACLADIHTADDWQTRRAIYRQELFEMLGMDPMPERTPLNAQITGKLEHPEFTVEKVYFQSRPGLYVTGNLYVPRNLKGPAPTVLYVCGHSRVVKNNISYGGKANYQHHGIWLARNGFVCLMIDTLQLGEIEGLHHGTHHLNLWWWLPRGYTPAGVEAWNCIRALDYLETRPEVDKSRLGVTGRSGGGAYSWWIAALDDRISAAVPVAGIVDLHHHVVEGVVEGHCDCMFMLNTYRWDYGQVASLVAPRALLLTNTDKDPIFPLEGVERVHQQVRGIYRLLGANDKFGLQISEGPHKDIPELQVAAFRWLNRFVKQDDTPIEHAAVKLFEPEQLKVFDKLPTDERNTTIHETFVAQETPRVPNSLNDWQQERDRWMQLLREKVFRGWPDDAGSVHVRPIFEAERDQLHFSAYDYNSQETVPLRLYLLRPAGDERSAYVAVNVLDDQGWSDFLATLRGGFAQLLTEEAGDRADASGYQTLQKIILANKIAVAFVAPRGVGPTAFDPTPKKQIQNRRRYYLLGQTLDGMQVWDVRRAVQALRTLPELRGVPMQLDGARQAAGLALYASLFEPDIQQLNLQQMSSTHREGPYFLNVMRWFDVPHATLMAAERSRVVLNQPADENWQYAQDTIAKLGSNTFRLEFKAQTAAGK; translated from the coding sequence ATGTCGCGCGCGCCGCTGCTCGCTAGTCTGTTGCTTACCGGTCTGTTGCTCGCCATGGCCCCAACGCTATACGCGGCCGAGCCGTTGAACACCGGGCGGGGCGACGCGATGCTGGCCCGCTACTTCGAGCGCGAGACCGACAAGCTGGCCGCCGCTTGCCTGGCCGACATTCACACGGCCGACGACTGGCAAACTCGCCGCGCGATCTATCGCCAGGAACTGTTCGAGATGCTGGGCATGGACCCCATGCCCGAGCGTACGCCCCTGAACGCCCAAATCACCGGCAAGCTCGAACATCCCGAGTTCACCGTCGAGAAGGTCTACTTTCAATCGCGCCCAGGCTTGTATGTGACCGGCAACTTGTACGTGCCGCGCAATCTCAAGGGGCCCGCGCCGACGGTGCTGTACGTCTGTGGCCACTCGCGGGTCGTCAAGAACAACATCTCCTACGGCGGCAAGGCCAACTACCAGCACCACGGCATCTGGTTGGCCCGCAATGGATTTGTCTGCCTGATGATCGACACGTTGCAGTTAGGCGAGATCGAAGGGCTGCACCACGGGACGCACCACTTGAATCTGTGGTGGTGGTTGCCGCGGGGCTATACGCCCGCCGGGGTCGAAGCCTGGAACTGCATCCGCGCGCTCGACTACCTGGAAACGCGCCCCGAGGTCGACAAGTCGCGTCTCGGCGTCACCGGCCGCAGCGGCGGCGGCGCCTACAGTTGGTGGATCGCCGCGCTCGATGACCGCATTTCCGCCGCGGTGCCGGTGGCGGGCATTGTCGATCTGCACCATCACGTCGTCGAAGGCGTCGTCGAAGGGCACTGCGATTGCATGTTCATGTTGAACACCTACCGCTGGGACTATGGCCAGGTCGCCTCGCTGGTCGCCCCGCGAGCGCTGTTGCTCACCAACACCGATAAGGATCCGATCTTTCCGCTCGAAGGGGTCGAGCGCGTTCACCAGCAGGTGCGCGGCATTTATCGGCTGCTCGGCGCGAACGACAAGTTCGGCCTGCAGATCAGCGAAGGGCCGCACAAGGACATTCCCGAGCTGCAAGTGGCCGCGTTCCGCTGGCTGAATCGCTTTGTCAAACAGGACGACACGCCGATCGAGCACGCAGCCGTCAAGCTGTTCGAGCCTGAACAGCTCAAGGTCTTTGACAAGCTGCCGACCGACGAACGGAACACGACCATTCACGAAACCTTCGTCGCCCAGGAAACGCCCCGCGTGCCGAACAGCCTGAACGATTGGCAGCAAGAGCGCGACCGCTGGATGCAGCTATTGCGCGAGAAAGTCTTTCGCGGCTGGCCCGACGACGCCGGCTCGGTCCACGTGCGGCCGATCTTCGAGGCCGAGCGCGACCAGTTGCACTTCTCGGCCTATGACTACAACAGTCAAGAGACCGTGCCACTGCGGTTGTACCTCCTGCGCCCGGCCGGCGACGAGCGCTCGGCGTACGTGGCCGTGAACGTGCTGGACGATCAGGGGTGGAGCGACTTCCTGGCCACGCTGCGGGGCGGGTTCGCGCAGCTTTTAACCGAGGAAGCCGGCGACCGCGCCGACGCCAGTGGCTATCAGACCCTGCAAAAGATCATACTGGCCAACAAGATCGCCGTGGCCTTCGTCGCGCCGCGCGGCGTGGGGCCGACGGCTTTTGACCCGACGCCCAAGAAGCAGATTCAGAATCGCCGCCGGTATTACCTGCTGGGCCAGACGCTTGACGGGATGCAAGTCTGGGACGTGCGCCGCGCGGTCCAGGCGCTGCGCACATTGCCCGAGTTGCGAGGCGTGCCGATGCAATTGGACGGCGCGCGGCAAGCGGCGGGCTTGGCGCTATACGCATCGCTGTTCGAGCCGGACATTCAGCAGTTGAACCTGCAGCAGATGTCCTCGACCCACCGCGAGGGGCCGTACTTCTTGAATGTGATGCGCTGGTTCGACGTGCCGCACGCCACGTTGATGGCCGCCGAGCGGTCCCGCGTGGTGCTGAATCAACCAGCCGACGAGAACTGGCAATACGCCCAGGATACGATTGCGAAGCTTGGGTCGAACACGTTCCGGCTGGAGTTCAAAGCGCAGACCGCGGCGGGAAAATAA
- the dcm gene encoding DNA (cytosine-5-)-methyltransferase, whose amino-acid sequence MLRVKRQRLGLSQAKLAELCGISQHLLSAYELEKAAIEEGVLDVISAALSDDSRVSELAQRAKRYREHTYAKVRHVPSRVAKATRTLGNEEYVALLSEIARKHGETKSENLNALSLFSGCGGFSLGFSAGGFAIKGFLEIEAGLRATYKENFGACAQLGGDITKVSDEQLAALPARIGPIDAIIGGPPCQGFSLSGKRDVDDPRNTLFRHYLRFVDIFQPKFAVLENVRLLTSMKSPSGALVKDNIAAEFGRHGYAVKCFEVNAKNYGVPQHRERALFIAIRSDLKITPSLPELTHSNEAADMFSKFAPLRTFGDACSDLPYLESGESSDFPHHAAVNHPQHVIEWLWDVPQGQSAHDNETPEKRPPSGYNTTYKRQVWDEPASTVQTTFGMISGCRNVHPIATRSLTVREAARIQAFPDSYHFVGNIGDIRTGIGNAVPPLMAYRIAEYACEVIKSCKSTRPQG is encoded by the coding sequence ATGCTCAGAGTCAAGCGGCAAAGACTTGGCCTTTCGCAAGCAAAACTTGCGGAATTGTGTGGTATCTCACAGCATCTGCTCTCGGCCTACGAGCTTGAGAAAGCAGCAATTGAAGAGGGTGTTTTGGATGTGATTTCCGCGGCATTGTCCGATGATTCGAGAGTCAGTGAGCTTGCTCAACGGGCCAAGCGTTACCGTGAGCACACCTACGCGAAGGTAAGGCACGTCCCTTCACGGGTTGCGAAAGCCACAAGAACGCTGGGAAATGAAGAATATGTTGCGCTGCTGAGCGAGATTGCCAGGAAGCATGGGGAAACGAAATCCGAAAACCTGAATGCCCTAAGCCTTTTTTCGGGATGCGGGGGTTTTAGTCTCGGATTCTCCGCTGGTGGTTTTGCCATCAAGGGCTTTCTTGAAATTGAGGCGGGGCTCCGGGCAACCTACAAGGAGAATTTCGGCGCGTGCGCGCAGCTCGGCGGAGACATCACGAAGGTAAGTGATGAACAACTCGCGGCACTCCCTGCTCGCATCGGGCCAATCGACGCAATCATCGGAGGGCCTCCCTGCCAAGGCTTTAGTCTCTCGGGAAAACGAGATGTGGACGACCCTCGCAATACATTGTTTCGACACTATCTTCGGTTCGTTGACATTTTCCAGCCAAAGTTCGCGGTTCTTGAGAACGTGCGGCTATTAACATCGATGAAGAGCCCGAGTGGGGCGCTCGTGAAGGACAATATTGCGGCGGAGTTTGGCCGTCACGGCTATGCCGTCAAATGCTTTGAGGTAAACGCGAAGAACTATGGCGTGCCTCAACACAGAGAGCGGGCGTTATTCATCGCGATTCGTTCGGATTTGAAAATTACGCCCTCTTTGCCGGAGCTGACACACTCCAACGAAGCAGCGGACATGTTCTCGAAGTTTGCGCCGCTACGGACATTCGGCGACGCATGTTCCGATCTCCCCTATCTGGAATCAGGAGAGAGTTCGGATTTTCCACATCATGCGGCGGTGAATCACCCGCAACATGTTATCGAATGGCTTTGGGACGTCCCGCAGGGGCAAAGCGCTCACGACAACGAAACCCCCGAGAAGCGTCCACCCTCCGGCTATAACACGACCTACAAGCGGCAGGTGTGGGACGAGCCTGCCTCAACCGTGCAAACGACCTTCGGAATGATCTCGGGGTGCAGAAACGTGCATCCCATCGCAACACGCTCGTTGACCGTTCGCGAGGCGGCACGGATTCAAGCGTTCCCTGATTCATATCATTTCGTCGGGAACATCGGAGACATTCGTACCGGCATAGGCAACGCCGTACCGCCGCTAATGGCCTACAGGATTGCGGAGTACGCCTGCGAGGTGATCAAATCTTGTAAAAGTACCCGGCCTCAAGGTTGA
- a CDS encoding helix-turn-helix transcriptional regulator, with amino-acid sequence MRMPKSLIPLGSAIRARRERLKLSQEELAERCGFDRTYISMLERGKRNPSLLNLIRLVKGLETSVSKLTEVYDGFEAAE; translated from the coding sequence ATGCGTATGCCAAAGTCCCTGATTCCTCTTGGAAGTGCGATCCGCGCTCGACGCGAAAGACTGAAGTTATCGCAGGAAGAATTGGCCGAGCGATGCGGGTTTGATCGCACCTATATCAGTATGTTGGAACGAGGGAAACGAAATCCTTCCCTGCTCAATCTGATACGGCTTGTCAAAGGGCTGGAGACTTCGGTGTCGAAACTCACCGAGGTCTACGATGGCTTTGAAGCCGCTGAATGA
- a CDS encoding amino acid permease has protein sequence MRWKQMWARKSLDTLLAEMSGENRLRRILGPISLTMLGVGAIIGSGIFVMTGRAAAQDAGPAIMVSYCVAGLGCALAAFCYAEFASLAPVAGSAYTYAYATLGELLAWIIGWDLVLEYAMSCATVASAWAKYFNSFLNVFGVEIPKQWMTDPFTYTGGGFAMNVPAVCIMLVVTAILVIGIRESAMANAILTCIKLGVVLFVVGLGAFYVNPNNWTGVSMTERRTPVESHVVPGLVKEEVSKEGLSQREQEQRVAAVGKMVSAAYRLEHIPQEVKRLQAAGKLTDEQAAAEIERNKARWTPQLAQNEADKKIVDALLGQVHERAPETLTDKWGILGFLGLDKLLTGVDDSFRSNFMPFGLSGVMMGAAIVFFAFIGFDSISTHAEEAIKPQRDVPIGIIASLAICTVLYLLVCAIITGMVPHPDINDETAVADAFIRQAKLHDSPALHYSSALISTGALAGMTSVLLITFLSQSRVFLAMARDHLLPPSIFGAVHPKFKTPHISTMWTGAIICVVAAFTPIHKLEEMVNIGTLFAFVVVCASVLILRIKRPDAHRPFRTPLLWLVAPLGIVVNVTMMLFLPVDTWIRLFVWLGIGLVIYFTYGQIHSILGHELRDEIQKHGLTGSHAKIN, from the coding sequence ATGCGCTGGAAACAAATGTGGGCACGGAAGTCGCTCGATACCTTGCTGGCCGAGATGTCGGGCGAGAATCGGCTGCGTCGCATCTTGGGCCCCATCTCGCTGACCATGCTTGGCGTGGGGGCGATCATCGGCTCGGGCATCTTCGTCATGACCGGCCGCGCCGCGGCGCAAGACGCTGGCCCCGCGATCATGGTTTCGTACTGCGTGGCCGGGCTGGGCTGCGCGCTGGCGGCGTTCTGCTACGCCGAGTTCGCGTCGCTCGCCCCCGTGGCCGGCAGCGCCTACACCTATGCCTATGCCACGCTCGGCGAATTGCTGGCCTGGATCATCGGTTGGGATCTGGTGCTCGAATACGCCATGAGCTGCGCCACCGTGGCCTCGGCCTGGGCCAAGTATTTCAACTCGTTCCTGAATGTGTTTGGCGTCGAGATCCCCAAACAATGGATGACCGATCCCTTTACGTACACCGGCGGCGGCTTTGCCATGAACGTGCCGGCCGTATGCATCATGCTCGTGGTGACGGCCATCCTGGTGATTGGCATTCGCGAAAGCGCCATGGCCAACGCCATTCTCACCTGCATCAAGTTGGGCGTCGTGCTGTTCGTGGTCGGCCTGGGGGCGTTCTACGTCAACCCGAACAACTGGACGGGCGTCTCGATGACCGAGCGCCGCACGCCGGTCGAATCGCACGTGGTCCCCGGTCTGGTGAAAGAAGAAGTCTCGAAAGAGGGCCTGTCCCAGCGCGAGCAAGAGCAACGCGTGGCGGCCGTGGGGAAAATGGTCTCGGCGGCCTATCGTCTGGAACATATCCCGCAAGAAGTCAAACGCTTGCAGGCAGCAGGCAAGCTGACCGACGAGCAGGCCGCGGCGGAGATCGAGCGCAACAAGGCCCGCTGGACGCCCCAACTGGCCCAGAACGAAGCTGACAAGAAGATCGTCGACGCGCTGTTGGGCCAGGTCCATGAACGAGCCCCCGAGACCTTGACCGACAAGTGGGGCATCCTCGGCTTCTTGGGTTTGGACAAGCTGCTGACCGGCGTTGACGACTCGTTCCGCTCGAACTTCATGCCATTCGGACTGTCGGGCGTGATGATGGGGGCGGCCATCGTCTTCTTCGCCTTCATCGGCTTTGACTCGATTTCGACTCATGCCGAGGAAGCGATCAAGCCGCAGCGCGACGTGCCGATCGGCATCATCGCTTCGCTGGCGATTTGCACCGTGCTCTACTTGCTGGTCTGCGCGATCATCACCGGCATGGTGCCGCACCCGGATATCAACGACGAAACCGCCGTGGCCGATGCCTTCATACGGCAAGCCAAGCTGCACGACAGCCCGGCGCTGCACTATTCGTCGGCCCTGATTTCGACCGGCGCGCTGGCCGGCATGACCAGTGTGCTGTTGATCACTTTTCTCAGCCAGTCGCGGGTGTTTCTGGCCATGGCGCGCGATCACTTGCTGCCGCCGTCGATCTTTGGCGCGGTCCATCCCAAGTTCAAGACGCCGCATATTTCTACGATGTGGACCGGCGCGATCATCTGTGTGGTGGCGGCCTTCACGCCGATTCACAAGCTGGAAGAGATGGTCAATATCGGCACGCTGTTCGCCTTTGTGGTGGTCTGCGCCTCGGTGCTGATCCTGCGGATCAAGCGCCCCGACGCCCACCGGCCGTTCCGCACGCCGCTGTTGTGGCTGGTCGCGCCGCTGGGCATCGTCGTCAACGTGACGATGATGCTGTTCCTGCCGGTGGACACCTGGATTCGACTGTTCGTCTGGCTGGGGATCGGGCTGGTGATCTACTTCACCTACGGCCAGATTCACAGCATCCTGGGACACGAGCTACGCGACGAGATCCAAAAGCACGGCCTCACCGGCAGCCACGCGAAGATCAACTGA